The Lathyrus oleraceus cultivar Zhongwan6 chromosome 5, CAAS_Psat_ZW6_1.0, whole genome shotgun sequence genome includes the window agttctggtacTTTGAGCacgatgccttgcttgctttactaaaacagaagttcaatgagatgaatgatgaaggcttagaagcttaagatccaagaattcaaccagatgaagttgaattttggatctgaaaaaaatggaagaaaatgaaattgcttctttagtgatggctatggaaagaattctgcaacatttcaggttgaattaggcgtgtgaaatgagtggaatgaagtctctatttatagaggaagtggcaaggagagtgtgaaatgatccttgtgcatggcatgtgaagcttcattgcatgggcttgcatgatcatgcacaaggcccaaaaacaatgccaaatgaattctgagcatcagccaaatggaaCTGGACGTGTGACtttgcaaggcaattgcttatgcaccaagttttcaagtgaattcctcatttgtacctaaacaatcatctcttcgaaagtaccatttagaaaatctaaacataggcatatgggtaatggttggaaaggtctttgtataaggaacaaatgttatgttggacaaaaactcatttgaagtgtggaaatttatgaaatttgagtttaaagtgcaaggtgcaagatatgtcaaggcaaggtttctaaaattggcaaactttcaagcccttctgttttgatgatgcaagcctcaaatggaaaaacctcaaacatcaaagttgtagatatttccaagacaataaaaatggactcaaattttgcatcatttggatttttgatgaaagaggtatgggcactttaagttggactgtattgacttttaatgcatttggtcaaaaaggacctaaaatgtcttgcattatcacatctattgcctttgagattttgaaattttgttcaacataacatttgaagtagacatcttactctttccaatgcatttgatcccacctcaaaatcataaaaaatgaatgagttatgtccttgggaagttgactcacaattagggtttcagtcaaaatgacctataatgtattggagtggcagatgaccttccaagcttcaaataaatttttgatgaacatgaaagttgttcatattgtccttaagaacatgtttcattttggaaccatctcaatttgaccaacacataaaaagttaggtctcagtgcatttcaaaatagttagatgaattgactgatcaacttctcaagtccatgcctcatatcttgatgaatttatgattgaggacactcaaataagttcaaatatgcatgtaattatgaattaaagaacttcccttgattgtatttgatcatgggctgaggttgcttcatgagcaaggcattgtggttcacagatgaattagggtttccttgaagaacaaagcctcaagccctttgacttgctttggTCAAAATAatgcattgaggtactagggaggcatatttgatggatgagagctttggggaccattaccatgtttgctatcatctcctcttgaccatgtctttgtactaatgatctccttgaagctttggaccttgtaattgctcaagctacaaaacaaaagatgttagtgacatatttttgtgcttttggttagtaaacaaaatgagaaaagcaatgatatacaattcaagcatgcttggtgacctcaaaccatctcacagaaggtcccacccaaaggcaaagggaaccaagatgctaatgatccttgaggctatgcaaatgaaatgttatgatgccatgagggatcttagggacaaaattggggtcttacagatgcccctatttaaggtcattctagccggagaagtgaaggttaaaatcttcgtttcgacgaggtagaatgagcttaaataataacaaagagacgaattttggtccctaagagacctcatgatgcaaatgtatgtatgcaaaaaggtaatactctgtggagatatgtaTCCACAAAGGAAAAGATCAGGAGGATTTGACAATCCATCGGAGTAGTATGCTCATAAAAagggacagagactctggggactctaatggggataagaaggaaatgcgtgagcagggcacgactcaaagcttggggaacagaattccaaagggagtaaatccaatggaaagacatcgagctgactcgaaggtgcatgtgttggggaatatgtCAACACAACAAcattatccacaatggatacatcggataaaaaatccggactcaggtgaggataatccactaagagacctcactggggatatccaaaaaggaatctcctggggaagcaacgggatgaggtattaccggttactgggtaataagctcaaagagacgtgtgatctgaacaccggtataagggtgagagaacaacatgctcgggaagaatgaatatctaagaccggtataagggtgagagatatcaatcaaccaaatcatctatggaagacctaaaaaggtatatttcgactcaggaaaatctgacttcacaggggacaaaaagtcataatagggagcagaaggaaggaacaccagggatatcagttactgggcatataataggtgaccgaccaaagcgtgaattggggaatattcccaaaacactcatcatccgaaaagagggcaaaaagcaagCTCGAtttaagggatggacattcgattccggAACAGGgatgcgaatcttactcaactgggggaagaacaaaaggcttcgaccaaagagtgcatgagatatattatctattaccgtcaaaacatagataatatactcgcatggaagattatccacaaccggttactgggttaataaaggataaatcgaccgaaaagaaaaggcatcgggataccgaaactaggtatataatgatgactcattcaggagagaaacaatcgttaccaacaacacGGTAAACgagatgacttgctggggataaattgcataatcagggcaattatccaggcaaaagagggaatatcaacaccgaatattgaatgaagagaaccaccaaggaggggattgcacctaccggatactgggtaggaaaccacgggAAAGTAACCGTCATCCACTTAGGATGAACAAAAAAGTTAACTTTGCAAAGGGGAgtgtcgtaccccaattttgtccgggcttactttaattttttttaaaaaaattaatttcagtttcatttttgcatcatacgcatagcatgacatacatttgcatcatgaataaacacttaaaatgtcagtcagaaggaatttatttgagaataccAAAAAATCGGTTGAATTGTCAGAATTTGAGGAAGCAGTGTATTTTTCAAATAATGTGTTTTGtgctgacaattttagtgtgatTGGTTTAATTTTTCCGAATCAAATTTGTACtcgatttttattttttaattggtcaagtatttttttgatattttattaAAGAAATTAGAATAGcttttttaaatattaattagtttttttaaaatattagttagtttttaaaaatattagttagagtttttttttaatattaacTAGTTTAAATTAATTGTTAGTTAGTTTTTTATgatttattataaataataattGTGAAATATATACATATTCTTACATTGGatcctccaatccactaaaaaACAATTCTAATTCCATTCACAATCCACTCCCAACGGTCTGCTACGTGTCTCACACATCTCTCACATACCTCCCTCCACTCACTCACCACTATCTCACACTCTCAGCAAAAAGACAAAGAACCTCACAAATCCCTTTTTAATCTCTCTGAATCACACAATTCACTCACTCTCATCATCACTCATTCACTCTCAGCTCACACAAACACCAAGCCCTACCGCCGCCGCTCTCACTCACTATTCACTCTGTAAAACCCTCACCCTTCGCTCTTCATATTCCTCTTCATCCACCCAAAAACACTACCACCGCTCAAACCCTCTTCATCACCGTCAAAACCCTCATCACTACCCTCAAAATCGTCCCCCACACAACCTTCGCCCCTTCATTCTTCATCGTCAACCATCCCACCGTCATCTCGCTCACCCTCCAACCACCGGTATCACCGCTCAACTCTCAGCTCACTCAAACTCTCTTCCCTGTCACCATGCGAAACCCCTTTCAACCAAACCCTTCGCCGGCAACCTTCAATCGTCACCACAAATCCActgtaaaaccctaaatcctcgACGCTTCCGCCATCACCAAACGCGACTTTCACTCTCCCTCCACCTTCATCTTCCATCAAACCTTTTTTTTTCATTAACCTTCACTCAACATCGTCACCGTTTCCGCCTTCAAACAACATCGCTGCCGGCATCACAACAACACAATCGGTTTTGTTTTGTTGCAGATATGGTTCTATTGGCTTTGATTTTTTGCAGGTGCTGACAACATCGGTTCAAAGACATCACCAGCTCGTCAAGTTGTCGACACCAACAAACGATTCCAAGTTGCTGCTGCTATGACTTAATTCTACTACAGCTGTTATTATTACGGTAAATCGAGTTCTATGTGTTTGATTTCCGTCTTATGAACATGTCTTATGAACATTCTCTGGGTTGTAGACTAAAAGCTATAATTAGGAGTCGGGTCCGTTATacatgttaaacacaagatcCTCATAACCGAAACCAACCCGTATTTCTTCTTGTTACACCCTTTTTGCTATTACTGGAGTCTATAATGTATTGTATTTTGGTGGTCTGTCTTTGGATTGGTTAAGGAATACTGAACTTGATTGTGTGTTAATTATCTGAACTTATATTTTTGAGCTCTGAGTGTTGTTAATTTTAGTCTGAAATCGGTAACCAATGTCATTACTGCCGCATCTTGTGATAGCGTGTTGGATCCCATTTGCAGAATTATGAGGAAAGGTTGTAGTGAATTTCTCGAGTGTTGTGGCTATTGCAGTATAGTTTCTTTAAATCAAGTACCATCGCATATATTAAACTGAGttttaatgatatttttttgAGTTGCATTGTATTTATCCCATATGCCTTTCCAACGGATGCTGCTTGGATTGAACCTTGTTTTGAGTTTCAATTTCGTGACCAATACTAGTTTTCATGTCCATGTAAATATTAATGTTCATGTGAGCTTAAATCCTGTAGAAGTTTATCAAGCTACTTGTGTGGTGAGGACAATATGTGGtgttactattattattattgttatctgtttcattttcttgaaattcaaaatgattttttttttatcCACGGATTCGGTAAATTCATTCCGATATACCGCTCAAATTGTAATATCAATTATACGACTTTACCGCGTTTCTATCTCACATACAACATTCCAATTCATTGTTGCTATGTTTGAACCGATTCTCAAGCACATTTTGTGACCCCGATTAAATTTTGCAAATCAATGTTAATatccattttctttttcttttgatttaattaattgcttaaaatatttaattagtttaatttctattaattaattgtaattaacttaattatttgatttaattaaataattttgataattaattttaattaatttaattaatcaatttaaataaattttaataaattaacTTTGAACTTTGATTAACTTCTTTCAATCACAAACTTCACATTATTTGAATTAAAACTATTTCATGTCATCATCACTTCATAAATCATTTTCAATCTCATTCAAAATCAATTCATCAAACaacacaaaccaatttcaaaaagcacaaatcatacaattctcgatttaaatatcgagcccattttcaaaacacccttgtaagtcgattgctcttcgcatcgccatcaacctcacatagcttactcttgggcttccttacaatgaaacctacttggttattgattaaccgagtagatgaaataatacactaaataaaattcatttcattcataaacacaaattcaaatcaattttCAAACCATTTAACTTTTAAAGGATTTTCTCTtaacataaacttgggatgaaaaggagataggaagcgtacgcttcactatttctcaagcacttgaataattggcgtacgccatattgcacgagttcttgtcatccgattaaatcttaaatcatacaagttcaaatcacattttctaaatcaactacaaattccaaatccttttaattccatatttcagatgaaaaggagaatagtgagcatccgcttcattatctctcgattattcgaataattggcgaacgccacattgctcgaatcttcgtcatcaaatcaaaaccacaatcgaataaatcAAAACCTACCAATCCAACATacaaacatatcttttacaatttaaacctcggatgataaaagatgagaggcgtacgcctcgccatctctcgattatttgaataattggcgaacgccatattgcacaaattatcgacttccgactaaaacacgctaaataaacttggataaaggaataagtggcgtacgcctcattattccttgaataagcaagtagggggcgtacgcctcactaccgtgcgtattcaacatccacaaacaaactttcaaaataattcggacgaaaagggactagaaggcggacgccttattactcctcgaaagaattggacgattggtgaacaccacattgctcaacctttcgtcgttctccaaaaacatctcaaaccaatcaaacctaatttctcgcccccgagcgatcgaaaccaatcaaccatcaaacccaaacacatcaattcaacttgtcacccccgcgtgaccaaaaccttttcaaaagaacactgtcaatcctttctaatgcccaacaaaccagtgctagagcctcccccgagaatagacatgccagcgtttagccgttagaacgccgacttacacagtcgttcatcaaaacaaaacacacctaaatattcgtagtagcccgaactacgaatgctctgatttccttattgcactataaggatacgtaggcaggagattgctgtatcttcgcgagcacactaataaaaaacctcccatttccccctcctgaggtcttcatccatatctatcatcaattctaatcactcgaagcaagcagataaacagtcaattaacagtcaaatagcaaaatcagactaagaggttcccgttgagtacaacggacgtgaggggtgctaataccttccccttgcgtaatcgactcccgaacccgaatatggttgcgacgaccattattcttatttctaaaggtcttctcgatattttcctattccttcattggaatgaataaagttcggtggcgactctgtttcgaacattttttccgcgtcctatcgcgagggatcgcattatcatcatttttgaggtgcgacagactggcgactctgctggggaagtgtgctccaagcaagagagagtctagcctagcttagtctgattttgctatgactGTTAGAAAATATTCTTTTCTTCCATATTTATTTCTCTATATCTTATTATGATTGTTTATGTTGTATTTGATTTTTTTTGCTATGATATGGGATTTGGTGTATGCTGTGAGATAAGCTTCACACCTGAGCTtcgagaagaacttagaacccggagttgtgtagtattgaaccgaggggcGTACGCCtattgggacaatacgaagactccacctagagtagatctgtttggagtttccatcataatatggctagcccatcattgcggtggaggttctaaacacgatccgtgactctagggacctcgccttaaaccatgttttgttttcataatcggtgattgtgtagtattgaaccgaagggtctacaccctgttcgtacaatacgagaatcccacttagattagatcatttcagaactcccatcacgatgtggctagcccaccattgcgaggaagttttgaacttgatccgtgagtctaagttccttccttgaaaacataactttagaacctacctttgggaatTTCTAGTAATCATAGAAACCCAGGATTCTTCCTTTTATTCTGATGTACCCGACGTGTGAATAATCTTGAGTATGTATTCCTTGCAAGAAAACATGGCAATTTCATGCATTTACatatcataaacatgcattgcatttcatcttcCAGAAACAAAAGCTCACACCATGTTCTACCCTTGTCCAGtaaacgctgactactcgacaccggtacgagacacgccgcaactacaagatgacactcgaACAACTGGAAGCAAACCAGGTTTCGATGAGAAccgacattgactccatgcaggcaaagatggatcgcTTGCTAGAAACTATGCTACTCTTGgcccagaaggagaaggatgctGAGACTAACGCTGAAGCCAGGAAAGTTGCTGCCGAGTTTGGATCGCCATCACTTAGCATCCCTGGAGTGATTGACCTTGATGGTAACCCTAATCAGCCTAGAGGAGGACCGATCCCTATTCCTGTTCCCATGGTCAACATGAACCCCCATGAGCACTCTGCTACATCTGCTCACCATGGATCTGTGATAGGTGATGAGGATCCATATGATgccttcttcatgccacaacccgccAAGCTTGCTGTTGGAGGTCTCCCAGACCCAGCTGTTGATAGACTCCATGCTTTGGAGGAAAAGtttaagtccttggaggttcacactactcccggtttaGACGCCGTTGATATGTGCTTGGTGCCAGGATTGGTGATTCCACAgaagttcaaagtcccagactttgacaAATACAAAGGGATCAGCTGCCCAAGAACACACCTTAGAGCTTACTGTCGTAAGATGgctgcccacatcagtaatgatcaactcctgattcattacttccaagatagtctcagtggggcatccttggagtggtacatgcaactGGAGAGAGGTCAGGTCCAATCATGGAGGGACCTTGCTGAAGCATTCCTAaggcattatcagtacaatactgatctagcacccaatcgcaaacaactgcaagacatgactcaacgcaacaatgAGTCATTCAAAGAGTACGCACAACGCTGGAGAGAGCTTGCAGCTCGCGTCCAACCTCCTCTTCTTGATAAAGAATTAATcgacatgtttatgggaactctgcACACCCAGtacatggagaaaatggtaggGTCCAGCTTCCCAGCATTTGCTGAGGTTGTCTCTGTAGGAGAACGGATTGAAAGTCAAATTAAGAAAGGAAAGCTACCTTGCGCTGCCAATGCTTCAAGTGGGGTGAAGAAACCTTATCccaatctcccaaagaagccGGAAGGGCAGACCAATGCCATAATGagaggaggaggatatagggcACGTCCGTCTGTTCCTATGCCTTACGATCAGGTTGCCGCTGTCATCCAAACACCATACCAGCAACCCTATCAGCAACCGTATCAACAACCATATCAACAACCGGCTTACCAGCAGCCACATCAGAATCAACAGCAACATGCTCAACCACGTCCACCTAACCAGcagagggcaaggaggccagaaagacatttTGATCCTTTACCAGTATCATATAGCAAGATCCTCCCCTACCTACTAAAGGATGGATCAGTTGTTCTGAAGGAGCTAACACCTGTAACTCCACCATATCCTCCAGGCTACGACGCCAATGCTCACTgcgagtatcacatgggtgccccagggcacacaatagagaactgtaaggcttTCAAGCACAAGGTTCAAAATTTGATTGACAATAAAGCACTTACATTCACGCCAGTGAGGCCAAACGTTGCAACAAACCCCATGCCAGCGCATGCAGAGTCAAGTGAAGCTCGAAGGTAAAGCTTCCCACCATCCTGAACAAGCAGAGCAATCCCAacaaagaatcaagagatgaagtcctgttcatttgaatgaaggcgatcattatgccatttttttTTACCCTCTCACATGCTTGTAATTTGATCTTGTTTGtttaagtactgtatgctttaaacattgtcATTTGTATTTGGTTTTGTTAATGGGATaattatgcatgctttgaatcaatctttcatattcactcatctatcacatttgcaaaagcacaaacacatacttttACACTTCACCTCCTttatcacactattgttagtaaatgttggaaggaggatgacgaaaacaaaatactcataattgctgATCGTATGCCTTTCGGATAAAATcttgctgatgatgtacaggcattgtttcaaatccccaaacactggagagataaggagttaatccctagtcaaccacttcgagcctagaagtaggagtttcttttGGATCTAAAcaacccttacgcttaacctggggcagggtagtgttcagttgatttgactacacattcaaattacaaagatgaaatatcccatacaaggat containing:
- the LOC127081977 gene encoding uncharacterized protein LOC127081977 — its product is MTLEQLEANQVSMRTDIDSMQAKMDRLLETMLLLAQKEKDAETNAEARKVAAEFGSPSLSIPGVIDLDGNPNQPRGGPIPIPVPMVNMNPHEHSATSAHHGSVIGDEDPYDAFFMPQPAKLAVGGLPDPAVDRLHALEEKFKSLEVHTTPGLDAVDMCLVPGLVIPQKFKVPDFDKYKGISCPRTHLRAYCRKMAAHINMTQRNNESFKEYAQRWRELAARVQPPLLDKELIDMFMGTLHTQYMEKMVGSSFPAFAEVVSVGERIESQIKKGKLPCAANASSGVKKPYPNLPKKPEGQTNAIMRGGGYRARPSVPMPYDQVAAVIQTPYQQPYQQPYQQPYQQPAYQQPHQNQQQHAQPRPPNQQRARRPERHFDPLPVSYSKILPYLLKDGSVVLKELTPVIARFVIDPTIILLVMEIFVVATVTITLLVMITFEARFIHHSFGDDNPDNLGADNIGSKTSPARQVVDTNKRFQVAAAMT